A window from Mycolicibacterium tokaiense encodes these proteins:
- a CDS encoding aldo/keto reductase, with the protein MISRKVPGSDIYLPAIGLGTFQTFDAIPDEARAARAEVLRRFWAAGGRAIDTSPLYGLAEEIIGQTAVAEGIQDDLYVTNKIWSTGGHLGDDSHAETSLNNSMHRLSRTAPIDVMQCHALVNVDMIVPVLHAWKAEGRIQRLGVTHHDPAYFEPMASWIQNGDIDFVQTRYSIAQRSAEERILPMAADNGVAVTVNMPLEKGRLHQFVRNQPLPDFVADLGIQTWSQYFLKWVIAHPAVTVVLPATSNPDHLVDNMGACQGPLPDGEMRARMLAHMQSMPGFDDVTAQPWYPGKQYPGIMNRDLAAIRERSSWRSTTWV; encoded by the coding sequence TTGATCAGCCGAAAGGTTCCCGGGTCGGACATCTACTTGCCGGCAATCGGTCTCGGCACATTCCAAACCTTCGATGCCATCCCCGACGAGGCCCGGGCGGCCCGCGCCGAGGTGTTGCGTCGGTTCTGGGCCGCGGGGGGACGAGCCATAGACACCTCGCCGCTGTACGGGTTGGCCGAGGAGATCATCGGCCAGACCGCAGTGGCCGAAGGTATACAAGACGACCTGTACGTCACCAACAAGATCTGGTCCACCGGTGGACATCTCGGCGATGACTCACATGCCGAGACAAGCCTGAACAACTCCATGCACCGACTCTCGCGTACCGCGCCCATCGACGTGATGCAGTGTCACGCCCTGGTCAACGTCGACATGATCGTCCCGGTTCTGCACGCGTGGAAGGCCGAAGGACGCATCCAGCGGTTGGGAGTCACGCATCACGACCCCGCCTACTTCGAACCGATGGCAAGCTGGATCCAGAACGGTGACATCGACTTCGTGCAGACCCGGTACTCGATCGCACAACGTAGCGCCGAGGAACGAATCTTGCCGATGGCTGCGGACAACGGTGTGGCGGTGACGGTGAACATGCCCTTGGAAAAGGGCCGGCTGCACCAGTTCGTGCGGAACCAGCCGTTACCGGACTTCGTCGCCGATCTGGGCATCCAGACGTGGTCGCAGTACTTCCTCAAATGGGTCATTGCACACCCCGCTGTGACCGTCGTGTTGCCGGCCACGTCGAACCCGGATCACCTTGTCGACAACATGGGGGCCTGCCAGGGCCCACTTCCAGACGGCGAGATGCGCGCACGGATGCTCGCGCACATGCAGTCCATGCCCGGGTTCGACGACGTGACCGCGCAGCCCTGGTACCCGGGCAAGCAGTACCCGGGCATCATGAACCGGGATTTGGCCGCGATCCGCGAACGCAGTTCGTGGAGGTCCACCACATGGGTCTGA
- a CDS encoding cutinase family protein — MAWLVSAAQSAVVAPSASAASCPDVEVIFARGTHEPPGAGKTGQAFVDALRPQLGERSLEVYTVDYPASDQWATGADGIRDAAARVVSIATSCPRTKTVLGGYSQGAAVAGFVTSSAVPNGVDPTTVPQPLSPDVAEHVVAVVLFGLPNARAMNFLGQPPVTIGPLYEGKTRELCAVDDPVCSDGLNFAGHNPANYIGELASQGALFAAGRLVDGTR; from the coding sequence TTCGGCCGCACAGTCAGCCGTCGTCGCACCCTCCGCGTCGGCTGCGTCGTGTCCCGATGTCGAGGTTATCTTCGCTCGCGGAACCCACGAACCCCCCGGTGCAGGGAAAACGGGCCAGGCATTCGTCGATGCGCTGCGCCCGCAGTTGGGCGAGCGCTCACTCGAGGTCTATACGGTTGACTACCCGGCATCCGATCAATGGGCTACGGGCGCTGACGGCATCAGGGACGCCGCCGCTCGCGTGGTCTCAATCGCGACGTCCTGCCCCCGAACCAAGACGGTGCTCGGGGGGTACTCGCAAGGAGCCGCGGTGGCAGGCTTCGTGACGTCGTCCGCCGTGCCGAACGGTGTCGATCCCACGACGGTACCCCAACCGCTGTCCCCGGACGTGGCCGAGCACGTCGTAGCAGTCGTGCTGTTCGGTCTGCCGAATGCCCGTGCAATGAACTTCCTCGGTCAGCCGCCGGTGACGATCGGCCCGCTATACGAGGGCAAGACCCGTGAACTGTGTGCCGTGGATGATCCCGTCTGTTCAGACGGGCTCAACTTCGCGGGCCACAACCCCGCTAACTACATCGGCGAACTAGCCAGTCAGGGGGCGTTGTTCGCCGCCGGTCGCCTGGTTGACGGAACGCGTTGA